The Mammaliicoccus sciuri genome window below encodes:
- a CDS encoding efflux RND transporter periplasmic adaptor subunit: MKRKLFWIIGIIVIILLVVVALIVKQTTNDTDDKKDGYDTYKVKKESPLSISGKAAPTKIKTYNNNDQLGEFVSTVVEDGQSVKQGDQLINYNVNDQKRQDLQDKVNAAQNKVDQDYQNINQQPNNNDLQNTLSKDLNTLSESNKQLSQYDRQVNESMYASFDGKVEMENDNDANSGEAILKLVASEPQIKTSVSEFDITKIKVGDAVNVTVNSTGEQGKGKVTKISELPTSYDDSNQSESMNTADPESETTQTSNPVSNNPSVGKGNSKYQVTIGKLDISVRSGFSTEGEIPLDTIKLPKSVLTKGNHVFVIDKNHKVHKRHINIKRQNGEIYVEKGLKSGDKLIISPKKTLNNGEKVDIAS; the protein is encoded by the coding sequence TTGAAGCGTAAATTATTTTGGATAATCGGGATTATCGTTATCATTTTGTTAGTTGTTGTTGCGCTTATTGTAAAACAAACGACAAATGACACAGACGATAAAAAAGATGGTTATGATACATATAAAGTTAAAAAGGAATCTCCTTTAAGTATTTCTGGTAAGGCTGCACCTACTAAAATTAAAACTTATAACAATAATGATCAGCTAGGAGAATTTGTGAGTACAGTTGTTGAAGATGGTCAATCTGTTAAACAAGGTGATCAATTGATTAACTATAATGTAAATGATCAAAAGCGCCAAGATTTACAAGATAAAGTAAATGCTGCACAAAACAAAGTGGATCAAGACTACCAAAATATTAATCAGCAACCGAACAATAATGATTTACAAAACACTTTATCTAAGGATTTAAATACATTAAGTGAATCTAACAAGCAATTATCGCAGTACGATCGTCAAGTAAACGAAAGTATGTATGCTTCATTTGATGGTAAAGTCGAAATGGAAAATGATAATGACGCTAACAGTGGTGAAGCGATTTTAAAATTAGTCGCAAGTGAACCTCAAATCAAAACTTCTGTATCTGAATTTGATATTACTAAAATTAAGGTTGGCGATGCAGTTAATGTAACGGTGAACAGTACTGGCGAACAAGGTAAAGGGAAAGTGACAAAGATTTCTGAATTACCTACAAGTTACGATGATAGTAACCAAAGTGAATCGATGAATACTGCAGATCCAGAAAGTGAGACAACGCAGACATCTAATCCTGTTTCTAATAATCCAAGTGTTGGTAAAGGCAACTCTAAATATCAAGTAACGATTGGTAAATTAGACATTTCTGTTCGTAGTGGTTTCTCAACTGAAGGAGAAATTCCTTTAGATACGATTAAATTACCTAAGTCTGTATTAACAAAAGGCAATCATGTATTTGTTATCGATAAAAATCATAAAGTTCATAAACGACATATTAATATTAAACGACAAAACGGTGAAATCTATGTTGAGAAAGGACTTAAATCTGGCGATAAACTGATCATCTCACCTAAGAAAACATTAAATAATGGTGAAAAGGTTGATATAGCATCATGA
- a CDS encoding YIP1 family protein, with amino-acid sequence MKHSNLLFAPTLNNYRERPKWLLNMILVIILSVASIWITSITTDLTADLKEAGLSETEIDQMSTFTTVFAYIGGILAPIIGIAFSFLIFLIISKIMKSDVKASSLFAATTFVKLITTIFNLIVIAIIAIVGLDPVKHSITSLAVFSQSNDYLGVFDLSILLAAYLFGVVLYATSRFKGKTAVIWTVIYLVVVIGIGLIQASI; translated from the coding sequence ATGAAACATTCAAATTTATTATTTGCACCAACTTTAAACAACTATAGAGAACGACCTAAGTGGTTGTTAAATATGATTTTGGTCATTATTTTATCAGTTGCTTCAATATGGATTACATCAATAACAACTGATCTTACTGCTGATTTAAAAGAAGCTGGATTAAGTGAAACTGAAATTGATCAAATGTCTACATTTACTACAGTATTTGCATACATAGGTGGTATTTTAGCACCAATTATAGGCATTGCTTTTTCATTTCTAATTTTTCTTATTATCTCAAAAATTATGAAATCTGATGTAAAAGCTTCAAGTTTATTTGCAGCTACAACATTTGTAAAATTAATTACAACAATCTTTAATCTCATCGTTATAGCTATTATAGCAATTGTAGGTTTAGATCCAGTTAAACACTCTATTACAAGTTTGGCAGTATTTAGCCAAAGTAATGATTATCTCGGTGTATTTGATTTATCAATATTATTAGCAGCATATTTATTTGGAGTTGTATTATATGCAACAAGTAGATTTAAAGGAAAGACAGCAGTAATATGGACTGTGATTTATCTTGTTGTCGTAATTGGAATAGGTTTAATTCAAGCAAGTATATAA
- a CDS encoding VraH family peptide resistance protein, protein MKVKELLQKSFNDLLELELTGYNIAVVLVAVLVLSVLITPLFGIPVGLLGGAYYLKNYK, encoded by the coding sequence ATGAAAGTAAAAGAATTACTTCAGAAAAGTTTCAACGATTTACTTGAATTAGAATTAACGGGTTATAATATAGCAGTTGTACTAGTTGCAGTTCTTGTCTTAAGCGTCTTAATCACACCTTTATTTGGAATTCCTGTTGGCCTTTTAGGTGGCGCGTATTACTTAAAAAATTATAAATAA
- a CDS encoding DUF3923 family protein, with product MKVSWILWWILTIIEVGAFLMFSIFLWFREVDATGAVQTTELKWFSIGIMATLFIIPFLTQLVWLIVNLITSKKLKAQNQNM from the coding sequence ATGAAAGTATCATGGATATTGTGGTGGATTTTAACAATCATTGAAGTTGGTGCATTTTTAATGTTCTCAATCTTTTTATGGTTTAGAGAAGTCGATGCCACTGGAGCTGTGCAAACAACAGAATTAAAATGGTTCTCTATCGGTATCATGGCAACACTTTTTATCATTCCATTCTTAACACAACTCGTATGGTTAATCGTCAATCTCATCACTTCTAAAAAGTTAAAAGCTCAAAATCAAAATATGTAA
- the lepB gene encoding signal peptidase I: MVKNLMEWVASIVVAIVVAWLITTFLFSRYEVHGQSMYPTFNDKDNLIVSKISKTLGTIDRGEVIIFHANEEKDYIKRLIGVPGDTVSYKNDQLYINHEKVAEPYLDFNKKHKFTEYLTENFDVSETKNSEGEKVIPEGKYLVLGDNRLNSNDSRQDVGLITDEQIVGKAKIRILPTNNMKYDFYADSFDHVNEN, encoded by the coding sequence GTGGTTAAGAATTTAATGGAATGGGTTGCGTCTATCGTTGTCGCTATTGTTGTGGCGTGGCTTATTACGACTTTTTTATTTAGTAGATATGAGGTGCATGGACAGTCTATGTATCCTACGTTTAATGATAAAGACAATTTGATTGTTAGTAAAATTTCGAAAACGCTTGGTACGATTGATAGAGGTGAGGTGATTATTTTTCATGCGAATGAAGAAAAGGATTATATTAAGAGATTAATTGGTGTACCTGGAGATACTGTCAGTTATAAGAACGATCAATTATATATCAATCATGAAAAAGTTGCAGAACCTTATTTAGATTTTAATAAGAAGCATAAGTTCACGGAATATTTAACGGAAAACTTTGATGTATCAGAAACAAAAAATTCTGAAGGTGAAAAAGTAATTCCAGAAGGTAAATATTTAGTCCTCGGTGATAATCGTTTGAATAGTAACGATAGTCGTCAAGATGTTGGGCTCATTACCGACGAACAAATTGTAGGAAAAGCTAAAATAAGAATTTTACCAACGAATAATATGAAATATGACTTTTACGCTGATTCGTTTGATCATGTAAATGAGAATTGA
- a CDS encoding aldose epimerase family protein, producing the protein MSFEIETLDKEKNIDLITIYDERSKVQFTNFGMRIVDWKIDGRSVILGPTESDDLIEYYEQNPYFFGATVARYGGRIENGQFVLNGESYQLEQNDGVHNLHGGSNGLYTQVCDYDIVNEDDVVRIVYHVELKHSIDHFPGDIDMTVTHQYDLTNLKWSIIYEATSTEDTLLNPMNHVYFNLNETNASIENHQLHHNVQLYPLKDNQIVESLDTENINVEIGKESITFKELFESGLQQINQFNGIDHPVTLEDGTFKVSNDELELEMTTDQNDVVIFTLNDVDWNDLKDSINVHGGFTLETQSLPNDINLLNEAAPSILRKSDTFNSVTSYQINYKK; encoded by the coding sequence ATGTCATTTGAGATTGAGACTTTAGATAAAGAGAAGAATATAGATTTGATTACAATCTATGATGAGCGTTCAAAGGTTCAATTCACGAATTTTGGTATGCGGATTGTCGATTGGAAAATTGATGGTAGATCCGTTATCCTTGGTCCGACTGAAAGCGATGATTTAATAGAATATTATGAGCAAAATCCTTATTTCTTTGGTGCGACTGTTGCAAGATATGGTGGCAGAATTGAAAATGGTCAGTTTGTATTAAATGGTGAATCCTATCAGCTTGAACAAAATGATGGTGTGCATAATTTACATGGTGGCTCTAACGGTTTATATACTCAAGTATGTGATTATGACATTGTTAATGAAGATGATGTTGTCCGTATTGTATATCATGTAGAATTGAAACATTCAATTGATCATTTCCCAGGTGATATTGATATGACCGTAACACATCAATATGATTTAACGAATTTGAAGTGGTCGATTATATATGAAGCAACGAGTACTGAAGATACTTTATTAAATCCGATGAATCATGTGTATTTTAATTTGAATGAAACAAATGCATCTATTGAAAACCATCAACTTCATCATAACGTTCAATTATATCCGCTTAAAGATAATCAAATTGTAGAATCTCTCGATACAGAGAATATTAATGTAGAAATTGGTAAAGAAAGTATAACTTTTAAAGAATTATTTGAAAGTGGATTACAACAAATCAATCAATTTAATGGTATCGATCATCCAGTGACATTAGAAGATGGCACTTTCAAAGTGTCGAATGATGAATTGGAACTTGAAATGACGACTGATCAGAATGACGTTGTCATATTTACATTGAACGATGTAGATTGGAATGATCTCAAAGACTCTATTAATGTACATGGTGGCTTCACATTAGAAACGCAATCACTACCTAATGATATTAATTTATTAAATGAAGCAGCACCATCAATTTTAAGAAAAAGCGACACATTTAATAGTGTCACAAGTTATCAAATCAATTATAAGAAATAG
- a CDS encoding aminotransferase-like domain-containing protein: protein MIVGSGTANLLSSLFKAFSNNQKIAIENPGYSRMRKLLIGMGQDVVNIPLDNKGLSVEHVKEAKPDFVVTTPSHPFPTGTIMPISRRIELLNWVTEHNKYIIEDDYDSEYKYGTDNIPSLYSLDKNERVIYLGTFAKTLMPSLRISYMVLPYSLLYKFDAITDTSITDLSLINAYALHLFIKSGNYEKYIRKMHHTYTEKRELFLKVLKRAFKEDVSIYDMEAGLHFLINIKTDLSYQEIEQKAHDHDIELYTIRRFMADEPENTPFKTLIIGFAKINREDIEPAILKLKDIIYESH, encoded by the coding sequence ATCATTGTCGGATCAGGGACAGCGAACTTATTGAGCAGTTTATTCAAAGCATTTTCAAACAATCAAAAAATTGCTATCGAAAATCCTGGGTATTCACGAATGAGAAAGCTATTGATCGGCATGGGACAGGATGTCGTTAATATTCCGCTAGACAACAAAGGGTTATCTGTTGAACATGTTAAAGAGGCAAAGCCTGATTTTGTCGTGACAACACCTTCTCATCCATTTCCAACAGGTACCATAATGCCGATTTCAAGAAGAATTGAATTACTCAACTGGGTAACGGAACATAATAAATATATTATAGAAGACGATTATGATAGTGAATATAAATATGGAACAGACAATATTCCTTCATTGTATAGTTTAGATAAGAATGAACGTGTCATATATTTAGGTACATTCGCGAAGACATTAATGCCAAGTTTGAGAATAAGTTATATGGTCTTACCCTATTCACTCTTATATAAATTCGATGCGATAACAGATACATCCATTACAGATTTAAGCTTAATAAATGCCTACGCCCTACATTTATTTATTAAATCCGGAAACTATGAGAAATATATTCGTAAAATGCATCATACTTATACTGAAAAGAGAGAGCTTTTTCTAAAAGTATTAAAAAGGGCATTTAAAGAAGACGTCTCGATTTACGACATGGAGGCAGGACTGCATTTTCTAATTAATATTAAGACAGACTTAAGTTACCAAGAGATTGAACAAAAGGCGCATGACCACGATATAGAATTATATACGATTAGACGTTTCATGGCTGATGAACCTGAAAACACACCATTTAAGACACTTATTATTGGATTTGCGAAAATAAATCGAGAAGATATCGAACCTGCTATTTTAAAATTAAAAGACATTATTTATGAAAGTCATTGA
- a CDS encoding GntR family transcriptional regulator has product MTQTYKYREIYLKLKQDILSQKYNSHEKLPSKRQLSIDLNVSINTVKNAYEQLFAEGYIYTKERQGYFVEALNKLIIQDQHITQPLNNNPTQIKSSYRYSLSHMTTDISQFPIDLWSKYVKEAFHLFKHEMSEIPVYKGPLELRKSIAQLISYKKRCRLLP; this is encoded by the coding sequence ATGACTCAAACTTACAAATATAGAGAAATTTATCTCAAATTAAAACAAGATATACTCTCTCAGAAATATAACAGTCATGAAAAATTACCATCTAAAAGACAACTTTCAATTGATTTAAATGTCAGTATTAACACTGTTAAGAATGCTTATGAACAACTTTTCGCTGAGGGCTATATTTATACAAAGGAAAGACAAGGATACTTTGTTGAAGCATTAAATAAGTTAATCATTCAAGATCAACATATTACGCAACCTTTAAACAATAACCCAACTCAAATTAAATCTTCATATCGTTATTCTTTATCGCATATGACAACAGACATCTCACAATTTCCAATAGACTTATGGTCAAAATATGTGAAAGAAGCTTTTCACCTTTTCAAGCATGAAATGTCAGAAATCCCTGTATATAAAGGACCGCTTGAGCTAAGAAAATCAATCGCTCAATTGATTTCATACAAAAAGAGGTGTCGTCTGTTACCCTGA
- the gabT gene encoding 4-aminobutyrate--2-oxoglutarate transaminase: MGKTQEQLESLRNEYVARGVSNGNTHIADFAKGATVTDKDGKEWIDFAGAIGTLNVGHSHPKITEHLKNELERFILPGFNVIMYESYIKLAEKLAEITPGDHKKKTVLLNSGAEAVENAVKIARKYTGRQQVVSFIRGFHGRTNLTMSMTSKVRPYKFGFGPFAPEVYQAPYPYLADKPEGLSDEAYIDSVIKDLKNFFIATVDPSEVACVVIEPVQGEGGFIIPDKKFIHALKDICEEHGIVFIADEIQTGFARTGKTFAIEHFDVIPDLMTVSKSLAAGFPLSGVVGRSEIIDSPNPGEIGGTYAGNPLACEAALKVIEIIEEENLNAKAEQLGTTIQSRLEAFKLEHSFIGDIRRLGAMVAMEIVDPETQSPDKVKASQIVKAANENGLLLLSAGINGNVIRFLAPLVITDQELNKGLSILESSL; this comes from the coding sequence ATGGGTAAGACTCAAGAACAATTAGAATCTTTACGTAACGAATATGTAGCAAGAGGTGTCAGTAATGGTAATACACATATTGCTGATTTTGCAAAAGGGGCAACAGTTACAGATAAAGACGGTAAAGAGTGGATTGACTTTGCAGGAGCAATTGGTACGTTAAACGTTGGTCATTCACATCCTAAAATAACTGAACATTTAAAAAACGAGCTTGAAAGATTTATTTTACCTGGTTTCAATGTCATTATGTATGAAAGTTATATTAAATTAGCAGAGAAATTAGCAGAAATTACACCAGGTGACCATAAAAAGAAAACAGTATTACTAAATTCTGGTGCAGAAGCAGTAGAAAACGCTGTGAAAATCGCTAGAAAATATACAGGTAGACAGCAAGTTGTATCATTTATTAGAGGCTTCCACGGAAGAACAAATTTAACAATGTCTATGACAAGTAAGGTAAGACCATACAAATTTGGATTTGGCCCATTTGCACCAGAAGTATATCAAGCACCATATCCTTATTTAGCAGATAAACCTGAAGGATTAAGTGATGAGGCATACATAGATTCAGTCATTAAAGATTTGAAGAATTTCTTTATCGCAACAGTGGACCCTTCAGAAGTGGCATGTGTAGTTATTGAGCCAGTACAAGGTGAAGGTGGATTTATCATTCCAGATAAGAAATTTATTCATGCATTAAAAGACATTTGTGAAGAACATGGTATCGTATTTATTGCAGATGAAATTCAAACCGGCTTTGCACGTACTGGTAAGACATTTGCAATTGAGCATTTTGATGTTATTCCAGATTTAATGACTGTATCAAAATCTCTAGCAGCAGGATTCCCATTAAGTGGCGTTGTAGGACGTAGTGAAATTATCGACAGCCCAAATCCAGGTGAAATTGGTGGTACATATGCAGGAAATCCACTTGCATGTGAAGCGGCATTAAAAGTAATTGAAATTATTGAAGAAGAAAACTTAAATGCTAAAGCTGAACAACTTGGTACAACAATTCAATCAAGATTAGAAGCATTTAAATTAGAACATTCATTTATAGGAGATATTCGTAGATTAGGCGCAATGGTCGCAATGGAAATTGTCGATCCAGAAACGCAATCACCTGATAAAGTTAAAGCGTCACAAATCGTTAAAGCAGCAAATGAAAATGGTTTATTATTATTATCAGCTGGTATTAACGGAAATGTGATTCGATTTTTAGCACCGTTAGTCATTACAGATCAAGAATTAAACAAAGGATTATCAATCTTAGAATCTAGTCTTTAA
- a CDS encoding IS3 family transposase, producing the protein MAFELKEEGFKLKDILVKVGIPEATYHYHAKQLQKEDLDKGWKKKIIELFQKHNGKYGYRRIYLALRNQGYLINHKKVQRIMRELGLKCQKFTRKSRYQSYKGTVGKVAENRLNRRFHTSIRLQKLVTDITEFKCAEEQKLYLIPIMDLYNGEIISYGISRRPTLDLVLQSLDKAVTIIKHEAPYRTTIHSDQGWHYQHNAWIRRLSEQRIYQSMSRKATCADNASMENFFGIMKQEMYHGEELVNYETLKRRIEDYIYWYNNERLKLKLAGRSPVQYRTQSSQLIA; encoded by the coding sequence GTGGCATTCGAACTCAAAGAAGAAGGATTCAAATTAAAAGATATCTTAGTAAAGGTTGGTATACCAGAAGCAACCTATCATTACCATGCCAAACAATTACAAAAGGAAGATTTAGATAAAGGTTGGAAGAAAAAGATCATTGAACTTTTTCAAAAACACAACGGTAAATACGGCTATCGTCGTATATATTTAGCTTTGAGAAATCAAGGTTATCTCATTAACCATAAGAAAGTACAACGAATTATGCGAGAACTAGGATTAAAATGTCAAAAATTCACACGTAAATCACGCTATCAATCATACAAAGGTACAGTTGGTAAAGTGGCTGAAAATCGCTTGAATCGTAGATTCCATACATCTATTCGACTTCAAAAATTAGTGACAGATATCACTGAATTTAAATGTGCTGAAGAACAAAAATTATATCTCATCCCTATTATGGATTTATACAATGGGGAAATCATTTCTTATGGTATATCCAGAAGACCAACATTAGACTTAGTACTTCAATCATTGGATAAAGCAGTTACAATCATTAAGCATGAAGCACCATATCGTACGACGATACATTCTGATCAAGGTTGGCATTATCAGCATAATGCATGGATTAGAAGATTATCGGAACAAAGGATTTATCAAAGTATGTCACGTAAAGCGACGTGTGCGGATAATGCTTCTATGGAGAATTTCTTTGGCATCATGAAGCAGGAAATGTATCATGGAGAAGAACTTGTTAACTATGAAACATTAAAAAGAAGAATTGAGGATTACATCTATTGGTATAACAATGAACGTTTGAAATTAAAATTGGCTGGACGAAGTCCAGTACAATACCGAACTCAATCCAGCCAATTAATAGCATAA
- a CDS encoding helix-turn-helix domain-containing protein yields the protein MTKYSDEFKLKVVRDYLDGHYGYRKLAKKYNIPDKIIIRTWVKAFQSFGVDGIKKKQKKTVYSVTFKINVLNYMKRTGDSFQDTAIKFGLNTPSIIVRWKKIYDKEGVEGLEKPKGRPPMKKKKQKKSNQNLSREKELELENENLRLENAYLKKLNAFRENPSAFLEKHKQQWHSNSKKKDSN from the coding sequence ATGACAAAATATAGTGATGAATTTAAGTTGAAAGTTGTAAGAGATTATCTAGATGGCCATTATGGTTATCGAAAATTAGCTAAAAAATATAATATACCTGATAAAATTATTATACGAACATGGGTAAAAGCCTTTCAATCATTCGGTGTAGATGGCATTAAAAAGAAACAGAAAAAGACAGTTTATTCTGTTACATTCAAAATAAATGTATTAAACTATATGAAAAGAACAGGCGATTCCTTCCAAGATACAGCGATTAAATTTGGCCTAAATACCCCATCTATTATTGTGCGCTGGAAAAAGATATATGACAAAGAAGGTGTGGAAGGACTCGAAAAGCCGAAAGGACGACCTCCCATGAAAAAGAAGAAACAGAAGAAATCTAATCAAAACCTATCACGAGAAAAAGAGTTAGAGCTAGAAAATGAAAATCTTCGATTAGAGAATGCTTATTTAAAAAAGTTGAACGCTTTTCGAGAGAATCCGAGTGCCTTTCTAGAAAAGCACAAGCAGCAGTGGCATTCGAACTCAAAGAAGAAGGATTCAAATTAA